In Mangifera indica cultivar Alphonso chromosome 14, CATAS_Mindica_2.1, whole genome shotgun sequence, the DNA window GATGTGGAGCCGCTGGCATGGCATTTTACCTCCTGGGACTAACCGACATCGTCCTCACAGACATTTCCCCGGTCATGCCAGCACTCAAACACAACCTCAAACGTAACAAGCCTGTTCTGAAGAAAGCCCTAAAAACCTCGGTCTTATACTGGAATAATCAAGATCAAATCAAAGCCCTGAATCCACCGTTTGACGTGGTGATTGCGGCGGATGTCGTTTACATAGAGGAGTCTGTGGGCCAGCTTGTGGGGGCCATGGAGTCCCTCATGGCTGACGACGGTGTGGTGTTGTTGGGGTATCAGTTAAGGTCGCCGGAGGCCCACAAGTTGTTCTGGGAATTGTCTGAGAAAGTTTTTGAGATTGAAAAGGTGCCTCATGAACATTTGCATCCTGATTATGGGTACGAGGAGACTGATGTTTAtatcttcaagaagaagaagaaggaggaaGTAGAGTAAATTTTTGGTAACtgtatttcaattttcattttaccGAGTAATATATAACGCACTTATTTGGGCAATGTTAGATATGCTCTGTTGGATTAGATTGTAAACTTTGGGTTCATGATGGTTAAGCTTGTTACAGAATATGTGCGGCTCTTCCATTGTGTTGATTGAAGAGTTgagatttgttattattattactacttGTTATGGGTTGAGAGTTTTggttaaaataaatagaatagtTTTAAGCTTCACTGTTTATAGATGATGCATAATTATGAATGAGAACATGTGAGCCTGCTTTAGCTGTATATTTCATGAATTATGATACTCGTTTGTAGCAGATAAACTATTAGAAACTTCAAAAATAcagaatatatgtat includes these proteins:
- the LOC123196823 gene encoding protein-lysine methyltransferase METTL21E, which gives rise to MKFTDSPVIELPVRDALLSIQQDNGSMHVGTSVWPCSLVLAKFVERWAPPQPTIQPSEKNPYSGLLDFRTSRRRAIELGTGCGAAGMAFYLLGLTDIVLTDISPVMPALKHNLKRNKPVLKKALKTSVLYWNNQDQIKALNPPFDVVIAADVVYIEESVGQLVGAMESLMADDGVVLLGYQLRSPEAHKLFWELSEKVFEIEKVPHEHLHPDYGYEETDVYIFKKKKKEEVE